The Pseudofrankia inefficax genome window below encodes:
- a CDS encoding cell division protein FtsK — MSDNLPVPAEPAGWVPDIPAVIAEIRPYLPPARAAALERSYETILDELPAADPVPVDPPPAPAMAAGGVRRPIIPASLAHGHLAATARHTGARWAHVTAYHAVRAPWYLLLVAGAAVLGTGRLAGRLVRWWSVAESAPLRRAAVETGDSATWLRLDREARTGRQSRGVLVLVAGGTGLTALGILAGALARLPWPASALAVAVAVGVLARAGRPSGRPLIAPAIVTPRFRKLNADIVLRAYYAAKLGADKDDQRITFGTPMARDGDGSRVSVDLPYGRGFTDAVKAHGAIASGLDVAVTQVFLTRDPTSHRRHTLWVADRDPLAIPAGRTPLLRGHPTDIWTPAPFGLDERARPVGIDLMWNSILVGAQPRQGKTFALRSLGLFAALDPYVRITVADGGGKPDWRKFEAIADRTVFGLAPTREGDPTEILIDTLREIRADVQARYLALSDLPPDVVPEGKLTREIARNPKYGMPVRMLLLDEFQEFFSTGNPTADTEIATLLVYLIRVAPAAGVIIGSATQRPSGIGSGDVAKKFTDYRDNHLVRFSLRTGSWQVSDLVLGAGAFSEGLDSSVLAAEHKGAGILRGASDANPTVRTFLADAEDAAHILTIGRKLREQLGTLSGQAAGQIAQREPRDVLTDALSVFADGAPGLHWTELADRLATAYPEHYRDVTPDAISAQLRALGVASVDVRRDGRDGQVRKGARVDALREAHRARADV, encoded by the coding sequence GTGTCCGATAACCTTCCGGTGCCGGCCGAGCCTGCGGGCTGGGTACCGGACATTCCCGCTGTCATCGCGGAAATCCGCCCCTACCTTCCCCCGGCGCGCGCTGCCGCGCTGGAACGCAGCTACGAAACAATCTTGGACGAACTCCCGGCCGCCGACCCCGTGCCGGTCGATCCGCCCCCGGCCCCTGCCATGGCGGCCGGCGGGGTGCGGCGGCCGATCATCCCGGCGAGCCTGGCCCACGGGCATCTCGCCGCGACCGCGCGGCACACCGGGGCTCGGTGGGCGCACGTGACGGCCTACCACGCTGTGCGGGCACCCTGGTATCTCCTGCTCGTCGCCGGGGCCGCTGTGCTCGGCACCGGCCGCCTTGCCGGCCGGCTCGTGCGGTGGTGGTCGGTCGCGGAGTCCGCCCCCCTGCGGCGGGCCGCCGTGGAGACGGGCGACTCCGCGACGTGGCTACGGCTCGACCGTGAGGCCCGCACCGGCCGCCAGTCCCGTGGCGTCCTGGTGCTCGTCGCCGGCGGCACCGGACTGACCGCACTGGGCATCCTCGCGGGCGCGCTGGCCCGCCTGCCCTGGCCCGCGTCCGCGCTGGCGGTCGCCGTGGCCGTGGGCGTGCTGGCACGGGCCGGACGCCCGTCGGGACGGCCGCTGATCGCGCCCGCGATCGTCACCCCCCGCTTCCGCAAACTGAACGCCGACATCGTGTTGCGCGCCTACTACGCCGCGAAACTCGGCGCGGACAAAGACGACCAACGAATCACCTTCGGTACGCCCATGGCCCGCGACGGCGACGGTTCCCGCGTCTCGGTCGATCTACCCTACGGGCGAGGTTTCACCGACGCGGTAAAGGCCCACGGCGCTATCGCGTCCGGGCTCGACGTCGCGGTCACACAGGTCTTCCTCACCCGCGATCCCACGTCCCACAGACGCCACACCCTGTGGGTCGCCGACCGTGACCCGCTCGCGATTCCCGCCGGACGCACCCCCCTCCTACGCGGCCACCCGACCGACATCTGGACTCCGGCGCCGTTCGGGTTGGATGAACGCGCCCGCCCGGTCGGTATCGACCTTATGTGGAACTCGATTCTCGTCGGGGCGCAGCCCCGGCAGGGAAAGACGTTCGCGCTCCGCTCCCTCGGTCTGTTCGCCGCGCTCGACCCCTACGTACGCATCACCGTGGCGGACGGGGGCGGGAAACCCGACTGGCGGAAATTTGAGGCCATCGCCGACCGGACCGTGTTCGGCCTCGCGCCCACCCGCGAAGGTGACCCGACCGAAATATTGATCGACACGCTCCGCGAGATCCGCGCGGACGTGCAAGCCCGCTACCTCGCACTGTCCGACCTTCCGCCCGACGTGGTACCGGAGGGAAAGCTGACCCGCGAGATTGCCCGTAACCCGAAGTACGGCATGCCCGTCCGGATGCTCCTACTCGACGAGTTCCAGGAGTTCTTCTCGACGGGTAACCCGACGGCCGACACGGAGATAGCGACGCTGTTGGTCTACCTGATCCGGGTAGCTCCGGCGGCCGGGGTCATCATCGGCAGCGCCACACAGCGACCCTCCGGTATCGGGTCGGGTGACGTCGCGAAGAAATTCACCGACTACCGCGACAACCACCTTGTCCGCTTCTCACTGCGCACCGGTTCGTGGCAGGTCTCGGATTTGGTGCTCGGCGCGGGCGCGTTCAGCGAGGGACTCGATTCCTCGGTGTTGGCGGCCGAACACAAAGGCGCGGGCATCCTACGCGGAGCCAGCGACGCGAACCCCACCGTCCGCACCTTTCTGGCCGACGCCGAGGATGCCGCGCACATTCTCACGATCGGCCGGAAACTCCGCGAACAACTGGGAACCCTGTCCGGGCAGGCGGCCGGACAGATCGCCCAACGCGAACCCCGTGACGTGCTCACCGATGCCCTGTCGGTGTTCGCGGACGGCGCTCCCGGCCTCCACTGGACCGAGTTGGCCGACCGGCTAGCCACGGCCTACCCGGAGCACTACCGCGACGTGACCCCCGACGCGATCAGCGCCCAGCTACGCGCGCTCGGGGTCGCCAGCGTCGACGTCCGCCGCGACGGACGCGACGGACAGGTCCGCAAAGGCGCCCGCGTGGACGCCCTACGCGAGGCCCACCGGGCACGCGCAGACGTGTAG
- a CDS encoding membrane protein, translating to MPRYVYRPSMLSRLFRWSAAVAALYLVLLFFSYVAGHVLTVAGPFLAVAGLGYAALVVIRRGRDQ from the coding sequence ATGCCTCGTTACGTGTATCGGCCGTCCATGTTGTCGCGGCTGTTCCGCTGGTCGGCCGCCGTCGCCGCGCTCTATCTGGTCCTGTTGTTCTTCTCGTATGTGGCGGGCCACGTGTTGACGGTCGCCGGTCCGTTCCTGGCCGTGGCCGGTCTGGGTTACGCGGCGCTCGTCGTGATCCGGCGGGGCCGGGACCAATGA
- a CDS encoding helix-turn-helix domain-containing protein — protein MAAFARQVRIDQGLALRAVARSVPCSPSFLSAVELGQRRLTPSFARRLDEIYRSDRSIASLLVRDVILVHLPDGIVAVDRRELLTGLALGVASGVLADIQVIPDILGRLTSTFDGFLDASRFTTSPELKDSLTGQVAYIDALRHKAETARLRRGLLMLLARHAELLSWLHEESYDLKQALFWIDRTAGWADTAGWPEMVAFTFHRRSQMALNYSDDGTHVVRLATDAINHPGADASLRGTASTWLSLGYALIGDRDSSDRAADESLAYLSVASTNPQTPVSFIESTTRSDLVAMRRAHAQILMGQGHEPISILEARLPEIASGSTRRLNTNRARLALAYANAGDVEGAVRIIDETTRTVEALPSVWARRELHRAKAVLLRRWPNRPDVKEITSRAGI, from the coding sequence GTGGCAGCGTTCGCCCGTCAGGTCAGAATTGATCAAGGTCTAGCCTTGCGCGCGGTCGCGAGGTCGGTCCCGTGCTCGCCATCGTTCCTGTCCGCCGTCGAGCTGGGGCAACGCAGGCTGACGCCGTCATTTGCTAGACGGCTGGATGAGATCTACCGATCCGATAGATCGATCGCCAGCCTGTTGGTTAGGGACGTCATCTTGGTTCACCTACCCGATGGGATTGTGGCGGTTGATCGCCGAGAGTTGCTTACTGGGCTTGCCCTCGGAGTAGCATCTGGAGTCCTCGCCGATATCCAGGTTATTCCCGATATTCTCGGTCGGCTGACTTCGACCTTTGATGGCTTCCTAGATGCGTCTAGATTCACGACTTCACCGGAACTAAAAGACTCACTCACAGGCCAGGTCGCCTATATCGACGCACTGCGCCACAAGGCGGAAACGGCGCGTCTGCGTCGGGGGCTCTTGATGTTGTTGGCTCGACATGCGGAGCTACTTAGCTGGTTGCACGAAGAGTCGTACGACCTGAAACAGGCCCTGTTCTGGATCGACCGTACCGCCGGATGGGCTGATACCGCAGGCTGGCCCGAAATGGTCGCTTTCACGTTCCATCGTCGGTCACAAATGGCGCTCAATTACTCGGACGATGGAACCCATGTCGTCAGGCTCGCGACGGATGCGATTAACCATCCAGGCGCGGACGCCAGCCTTAGAGGGACCGCTTCAACGTGGCTGAGTCTGGGATACGCGCTGATCGGAGACCGCGATTCGAGCGACAGAGCGGCCGACGAATCTCTTGCCTATCTGTCCGTGGCATCGACCAACCCCCAGACCCCGGTGTCATTCATCGAGTCGACCACCAGATCAGATCTTGTCGCGATGCGGCGGGCGCATGCTCAGATTCTGATGGGCCAAGGTCACGAACCGATCTCGATCCTTGAGGCGCGGCTACCTGAAATCGCGTCCGGATCAACCAGACGACTGAATACGAACCGCGCTCGTTTGGCCCTCGCATACGCCAACGCTGGCGATGTAGAGGGCGCTGTCCGAATTATCGATGAGACCACGCGGACGGTTGAGGCGCTTCCGTCCGTGTGGGCACGACGCGAGCTGCACCGAGCGAAAGCCGTACTGCTCCGTCGCTGGCCTAACCGTCCCGATGTCAAGGAGATCACGTCGCGGGCCGGCATTTAG
- a CDS encoding cytidylate kinase family protein — translation MYTTNIALAGLTAAGKTTHARRLAAELGYRYVSATDILLEILGIDDASETVWLRRLSEINAARRDGSIDGELEERLLSMNRACQRTVFDTWALAWIGDGPLVRIWIESDLESRVRKCLVSQRGSRTSPEDARALLNEKDLFNRWTFQERHGYDLFLDRQRYDLVVNNSHLIPQSTNSAARTGVETLAPILNAATACVMDSDSANAEALLHRHPQELRRITVSNDR, via the coding sequence GTGTACACCACAAATATTGCCCTTGCCGGTCTCACAGCGGCGGGCAAGACCACCCATGCAAGGCGGCTGGCGGCCGAGCTGGGATACAGGTACGTCTCGGCGACGGACATCCTCCTTGAGATTCTTGGAATTGATGACGCGAGCGAGACCGTTTGGTTGAGACGGCTTTCGGAGATAAATGCTGCGCGGCGCGACGGTTCGATAGACGGGGAGTTGGAAGAACGCCTCCTTTCCATGAACCGGGCGTGTCAGAGAACCGTCTTCGATACGTGGGCGCTCGCCTGGATCGGTGACGGTCCACTCGTCCGTATCTGGATTGAATCCGATCTTGAATCGCGGGTCCGGAAATGCCTGGTCTCTCAGAGAGGCTCACGGACGAGCCCTGAAGACGCCAGGGCACTATTGAATGAGAAGGACCTGTTCAACCGGTGGACGTTCCAGGAGCGACACGGGTACGACCTGTTCTTGGACCGGCAACGATACGACCTGGTCGTGAACAACAGCCACCTAATCCCGCAGTCGACCAACTCTGCGGCCAGGACTGGCGTAGAGACCCTTGCCCCTATTCTCAATGCCGCGACGGCATGCGTGATGGACTCTGACTCGGCAAACGCTGAAGCCCTCCTCCACAGGCATCCGCAGGAACTTAGGCGAATCACCGTTTCGAACGACAGGTAG
- a CDS encoding 2-phosphoglycerate kinase: MVAARTTIHIIYGVPCAGKSTTALAFAHRRDIRTVIHTDYLREVQRHYVPRETVPVLARVTHDAWELYGPPTPANIRAGFLDHVAAVFPAIQVVTDKLVSDGFDSVVEGVHFHGELIEILRGQNRQADIRATLLTVGTGEELLRRAISKGHARTNGLPLKEWRENIPAMLAIQEFLVADAEERDIDVTTATEWRESWGLSDVRRWT, from the coding sequence ATGGTCGCGGCTAGAACGACGATCCACATCATTTACGGCGTTCCGTGCGCCGGAAAGTCGACCACCGCACTCGCATTTGCTCATCGCCGAGATATCCGAACCGTGATTCATACCGACTACTTAAGGGAGGTCCAGCGGCATTACGTGCCGCGCGAGACTGTTCCGGTTCTTGCCCGGGTAACTCACGACGCCTGGGAACTCTATGGGCCACCGACACCCGCGAACATCCGCGCTGGATTCCTGGACCACGTCGCGGCAGTTTTTCCAGCCATCCAGGTGGTGACCGACAAGCTAGTCTCTGACGGATTCGATTCGGTGGTCGAGGGAGTGCACTTTCACGGCGAGCTGATCGAAATACTCCGGGGACAGAATCGGCAGGCCGATATCCGAGCAACGCTGCTGACCGTCGGGACTGGTGAGGAACTTCTGCGGCGAGCGATCAGTAAAGGACACGCCAGAACGAACGGACTGCCGCTGAAAGAATGGCGGGAAAATATACCCGCCATGCTTGCCATCCAGGAGTTCCTCGTCGCCGACGCTGAGGAAAGGGACATCGACGTCACGACGGCCACCGAGTGGAGAGAGTCATGGGGACTGAGCGACGTGCGGCGTTGGACCTAG
- a CDS encoding non-canonical purine NTP pyrophosphatase, which yields MIERVSLITGNEGKAREYAALLGIEVVGVKEDLIEIQSLDVVKVVERKATDAYSKLRSPVLVDDTGLVLHAWNGLPGALVAWFLDAVGTQGLLAMAAGVADRSATVTTALGYADADGVRVFTGTLDGLLTTEQRGDGGFGYDSIFAPGDGSLTFAEMTSDQKNAISHRRLAVEGLRKEFGL from the coding sequence ATGATTGAGCGCGTCTCACTGATTACCGGCAACGAGGGCAAGGCGCGGGAGTATGCGGCTCTCCTTGGCATCGAGGTCGTCGGAGTCAAGGAAGATCTTATCGAGATCCAGTCACTCGACGTCGTAAAGGTTGTCGAACGAAAGGCGACGGACGCATACTCTAAGCTGCGGAGTCCCGTGCTGGTCGATGACACCGGCCTCGTTCTTCACGCTTGGAACGGTCTCCCGGGTGCACTCGTCGCGTGGTTTCTCGACGCTGTAGGTACCCAAGGTCTGCTCGCAATGGCGGCAGGCGTGGCGGATCGGAGCGCTACCGTGACCACGGCGCTTGGCTACGCCGACGCAGACGGCGTGCGGGTTTTCACCGGCACGCTTGACGGTCTGTTGACGACCGAGCAGCGCGGAGACGGCGGGTTCGGCTACGATTCGATCTTCGCTCCCGGCGATGGAAGCCTGACCTTCGCCGAGATGACGAGCGATCAGAAGAACGCGATCTCGCATCGGCGACTAGCTGTCGAAGGGCTCCGAAAGGAGTTCGGCCTTTAG
- a CDS encoding acetoacetate decarboxylase family protein — protein MATRIRYGARTPEQLRNREVEATSVDTWATSLVAIYETDPALVAAVLPPPLVASVPEHVRVTIARVDIRNMPPFGAGTFAVGATHDGIAGDYALTMPMSTEQSVVGGRETFGEPKKIADVRLDLSGGLAVGSRLTGSFTRLGVTYVEIAGTLVEELPLPADRVRTSFYLKFQPAPDGKGFDDDPGLVHVQRRERTRALFKVDGEVILRESRFDPVVDLPVRRLVGIEIAERSSLQTGAIVRRLPQEDVIPFAHQRYDNLSPVGEE, from the coding sequence GTGGCCACCCGCATCCGATATGGCGCCCGCACCCCCGAGCAGCTGCGCAACCGTGAGGTCGAGGCGACCTCCGTCGACACCTGGGCGACCTCGCTGGTCGCGATCTACGAGACCGACCCCGCCCTCGTCGCGGCCGTCCTGCCCCCGCCGCTCGTGGCCTCCGTCCCCGAGCATGTCCGGGTGACGATCGCGCGGGTCGACATCCGCAACATGCCGCCGTTCGGCGCCGGCACGTTCGCCGTGGGCGCGACCCACGACGGGATCGCCGGCGACTACGCGCTGACGATGCCGATGTCGACCGAACAGTCCGTCGTCGGCGGCCGGGAGACGTTCGGCGAACCGAAGAAGATCGCCGACGTCCGGCTCGACCTGTCCGGCGGCCTCGCGGTCGGCAGCCGGCTGACCGGCTCGTTCACCCGGCTCGGCGTCACCTACGTGGAGATCGCCGGGACACTCGTCGAGGAGCTGCCGCTGCCCGCCGACCGGGTCCGGACCAGCTTCTACCTGAAGTTCCAGCCGGCCCCCGACGGCAAGGGGTTCGACGACGACCCCGGGCTGGTGCACGTCCAGCGCCGGGAGAGGACCCGCGCGCTGTTCAAGGTCGACGGCGAGGTGATCCTGCGCGAGTCCCGGTTCGACCCGGTCGTGGACCTCCCGGTCCGGCGCCTCGTCGGCATCGAGATCGCCGAGCGCTCCAGCCTCCAGACTGGCGCGATCGTGCGCCGTCTGCCGCAGGAGGACGTCATCCCGTTCGCGCACCAGCGTTACGACAACCTTTCCCCTGTCGGAGAGGAGTAG
- a CDS encoding amidohydrolase family protein has product MSGNGGPAPDDRYVVISADCHGGGGILDYRPYLEKRYLDDFDAWARDYVNPYSDLEGDLGPRNWDSSRRLADLEADGIVAEVIYPNTVPPFYPNSSLVEQPPAPNSGDLDRRWAGLRAHNRWMADFCAAAPGRRAGIAQIMLHDVAAAVAEVRWAKENGLTGGVLLPGAPPGSGVPALYDPEYYEPLWAVCAELDLPVNHHAGSAAPPAGERAEDKVILLLEVTWWAHRAFSHLLVGGVFERHPGLRLILAEQGTAWIPEELARLDYFFDRMGTDRSGSQEAVWGQELVGRMSLRPSEYFARQVSIGASFIRGHELPAASRVGFDKIMWGSDYPHREGSHPFSREALRAAFAGVDPVDVERMLATNAAATYGFDLDALRPVADRVGPTVAQIAEPLKHASLPAEAEKCPALIGYGAPAS; this is encoded by the coding sequence ATGAGCGGGAACGGGGGCCCGGCACCCGACGACCGGTACGTCGTCATCTCCGCCGACTGCCACGGCGGCGGCGGCATTCTCGACTACCGCCCGTACCTGGAGAAGCGCTACCTCGACGACTTCGACGCCTGGGCCCGCGACTACGTCAACCCGTACTCGGACCTGGAAGGCGACCTGGGCCCGCGCAACTGGGACTCGTCGCGACGGCTGGCCGACCTGGAGGCCGACGGCATCGTCGCCGAGGTGATCTACCCGAACACCGTGCCGCCGTTCTACCCGAACAGCTCCCTGGTGGAGCAGCCGCCGGCGCCGAACTCCGGCGACCTGGACCGGCGCTGGGCCGGCCTGCGGGCGCACAACCGGTGGATGGCCGACTTCTGCGCGGCCGCCCCGGGCCGGCGCGCCGGGATCGCCCAGATCATGCTGCACGACGTGGCCGCGGCGGTCGCCGAGGTGCGGTGGGCCAAGGAGAACGGCCTGACCGGCGGGGTGCTGCTGCCGGGGGCCCCGCCCGGGTCAGGGGTGCCGGCGCTCTACGACCCCGAGTACTACGAGCCGCTGTGGGCGGTCTGCGCCGAGCTGGACCTGCCGGTCAACCACCACGCCGGCTCGGCCGCGCCACCGGCCGGCGAGCGCGCCGAGGACAAGGTGATCCTCCTGCTGGAGGTCACCTGGTGGGCGCACCGGGCGTTCTCCCACCTGCTGGTCGGCGGGGTGTTCGAGCGGCACCCGGGGCTGCGGCTGATCCTGGCCGAGCAGGGCACCGCCTGGATCCCGGAGGAGCTCGCCCGGCTCGACTACTTCTTCGACCGGATGGGGACCGACCGGTCCGGCTCGCAGGAGGCCGTCTGGGGCCAGGAGCTCGTCGGGCGGATGTCGCTGAGGCCGAGCGAGTACTTCGCCCGCCAGGTGTCGATCGGCGCGAGCTTCATCCGGGGCCACGAGCTGCCCGCCGCCAGCCGGGTCGGCTTCGACAAGATCATGTGGGGCAGCGACTACCCGCACCGGGAGGGCAGCCACCCGTTCTCGCGGGAGGCGCTGCGGGCCGCGTTCGCGGGCGTCGACCCGGTCGACGTCGAACGGATGCTGGCGACGAACGCCGCCGCGACGTACGGCTTCGACCTCGACGCGCTGCGCCCGGTCGCCGACCGGGTCGGCCCGACCGTCGCCCAGATCGCCGAACCGCTGAAGCACGCGTCCCTGCCGGCGGAGGCGGAGAAGTGCCCGGCCCTGATCGGCTACGGCGCCCCCGCGAGCTGA
- a CDS encoding amidohydrolase family protein: MPNPESAPDTGAYVVISSDCHAGLPTEQYRDYLEKEFHPAFDEFLAGRPAAVEEIRRRGVTDEKFAQKWFTENAEGLEGGWEAERRNKEMDADGICAEIIFPDADAVESRTCAPFGTGLGLSGDLDPVLGLAGARAHNRWLAELCADSPQRRRGVALVQITAPLDDVLAEIRRAYESGLRAVMIPAMWMNQVPYHDRRYDPVWELCQDLDMPVLTHSGPADKESYGDHLGIYVTEVTWWPARPMWFLLWSGVFERFPRLRFGVAEAGCWWVANLLWFWDRLYLGSKGAEKLGSLGDLTMAPSDYFDRNIFICSSNTKRREIGMRYEIGVDNMLWGNDFPHPEGTWPRSREWLRKTFHDVPVDETRRMLGAAAAEVFGFDLAELRPIADRLAVTPESLGQTDDAANIASWARAKAAGRHWLTGDDLPMGVAE, from the coding sequence ATGCCCAACCCCGAAAGCGCGCCAGACACCGGCGCGTACGTCGTCATCTCGTCCGACTGCCACGCGGGATTACCCACCGAGCAGTACCGGGACTACCTGGAGAAGGAGTTCCACCCGGCGTTCGACGAGTTCCTCGCCGGCCGACCGGCCGCGGTCGAGGAAATCCGCCGCAGGGGCGTGACCGACGAGAAGTTCGCGCAGAAATGGTTCACCGAGAACGCGGAGGGGCTGGAAGGCGGCTGGGAGGCGGAGCGGCGCAACAAGGAGATGGACGCCGACGGCATCTGCGCCGAGATCATCTTCCCGGACGCGGACGCCGTCGAAAGCCGCACCTGCGCGCCGTTCGGCACCGGGCTCGGGCTTTCCGGTGACCTCGACCCGGTACTCGGCCTCGCCGGCGCCCGGGCGCACAACCGCTGGCTCGCCGAGTTGTGCGCCGACTCGCCACAACGCCGCCGTGGGGTCGCGCTGGTGCAGATCACGGCGCCGCTCGACGATGTGCTGGCCGAGATCCGCCGGGCGTACGAGTCGGGACTGCGGGCGGTGATGATCCCGGCGATGTGGATGAACCAGGTCCCGTACCACGACCGGCGCTACGACCCGGTCTGGGAGCTGTGCCAGGACCTGGACATGCCGGTGCTCACCCATTCCGGCCCGGCGGACAAGGAGAGCTACGGCGATCATCTGGGCATCTACGTCACCGAGGTGACCTGGTGGCCGGCCCGCCCGATGTGGTTCCTGCTCTGGTCGGGGGTGTTCGAACGGTTCCCCCGGCTGCGGTTCGGCGTGGCCGAGGCGGGCTGCTGGTGGGTGGCGAACCTGCTGTGGTTCTGGGACCGGCTGTACCTCGGGTCGAAGGGCGCGGAGAAGCTCGGTTCCCTCGGCGACCTGACGATGGCCCCGAGCGACTATTTCGACCGGAACATCTTCATCTGCTCGTCGAACACCAAGCGGCGCGAGATCGGGATGCGCTACGAGATCGGCGTCGACAACATGCTCTGGGGAAACGACTTCCCGCACCCCGAGGGCACCTGGCCGCGCTCGCGCGAATGGCTGAGGAAGACCTTCCACGATGTGCCGGTCGACGAGACCCGCCGCATGCTCGGCGCGGCCGCGGCCGAGGTCTTCGGGTTCGACCTCGCCGAGCTAAGGCCCATCGCCGACCGGCTCGCGGTCACCCCGGAGAGCCTCGGCCAGACCGACGACGCGGCCAACATCGCCAGCTGGGCTCGGGCAAAAGCCGCGGGCCGGCACTGGCTGACCGGCGACGACCTGCCGATGGGCGTCGCCGAATGA
- a CDS encoding helix-turn-helix domain-containing protein encodes MSSRPSPQTDRVVAVVEMLAGAAGGLSQSEIARRLGATPATCYPTLAALERAGWLRRHPTRRTYALGPGLIAAGQAAAAGTDALAAGRPLMADLHRRLGLSVVALVPAAEYATVAHLVVDPHGPRPVATLRVGDRIPFHPPLGATFMAWQSDAVVDAWLDRAAHDDPARGEAERAQYWDEILPAIRARGYSVELAASLDERIRRQVGVAAAANLRAQLPALLRDLAAHLPHPTDFVAGDLDPDATYRVDSVSAAVFDAHGEVALLLSLRGFADDLTGAEADRVGAALRAATAALTADIAGRAPAAAHS; translated from the coding sequence ATGTCGTCCCGTCCGTCACCGCAGACCGACCGGGTCGTCGCGGTCGTGGAGATGCTCGCCGGCGCCGCGGGAGGGCTGAGCCAGTCGGAGATCGCGCGGCGCCTTGGCGCGACGCCCGCGACCTGCTACCCGACGCTCGCCGCCCTGGAACGTGCCGGCTGGCTGCGACGCCACCCGACCCGGCGCACCTACGCGCTGGGCCCCGGCCTGATCGCCGCCGGCCAGGCCGCCGCCGCGGGCACCGACGCGCTCGCCGCCGGGCGGCCGTTGATGGCCGACCTGCACCGCCGGCTCGGCCTGTCGGTCGTCGCGCTCGTCCCGGCCGCCGAGTACGCGACCGTCGCGCACCTCGTCGTCGACCCGCACGGCCCGCGCCCGGTCGCGACGCTGCGGGTCGGCGACCGCATCCCGTTCCACCCGCCGCTGGGCGCCACCTTCATGGCCTGGCAGTCGGACGCCGTCGTCGACGCCTGGCTGGACCGGGCCGCGCACGACGATCCCGCGCGGGGCGAGGCCGAGCGCGCGCAGTACTGGGACGAGATCCTTCCGGCCATCCGGGCTCGCGGCTACTCCGTGGAGCTCGCGGCCTCCCTCGACGAGCGCATCCGCCGCCAGGTCGGTGTCGCGGCCGCCGCGAACCTTCGCGCCCAGCTCCCCGCCCTTCTCCGGGACCTGGCCGCCCACCTCCCGCACCCCACCGACTTCGTCGCCGGCGACCTGGATCCGGATGCCACCTACCGCGTCGACTCCGTGTCGGCCGCGGTGTTCGACGCCCACGGCGAGGTCGCCCTGCTCCTGTCGCTGCGTGGCTTCGCCGACGACCTGACCGGCGCCGAGGCCGACCGCGTCGGCGCCGCCCTGCGTGCCGCCACCGCCGCGCTCACCGCCGACATCGCCGGCCGGGCGCCCGCCGCCGCGCACAGCTGA
- a CDS encoding type II toxin-antitoxin system Phd/YefM family antitoxin, producing the protein MRTMTATEASRRFSDLLDAVEAGETITITRGNRRIAEIGPARRRTGADLRAALVGTTPPDEAFEETIAAAVDSFLPYEGDPWAGA; encoded by the coding sequence ATGAGGACCATGACGGCGACCGAGGCTTCGCGGCGGTTCTCGGACCTGCTGGATGCGGTCGAGGCCGGCGAGACCATCACGATCACGCGCGGGAACCGTCGGATCGCCGAGATCGGACCGGCGCGTCGGCGAACCGGAGCGGATCTGCGGGCTGCCCTCGTGGGCACTACGCCTCCCGACGAGGCGTTCGAAGAGACCATCGCCGCCGCGGTCGACTCATTCCTCCCTTATGAAGGTGATCCATGGGCCGGCGCCTGA
- a CDS encoding PIN domain-containing protein, translating into MGRRLILDTNVLVAFERGTVDQFAWDDDEVAVAAVTVAEYRVGIELADSAERAAQRSRSLAAITAALDVLAYTSGTAAHHARLMAWSRKSGRPRGRHDLIVAAHAAETGRTIVSRDAKARFADLPGVNAAES; encoded by the coding sequence ATGGGCCGGCGCCTGATACTGGACACGAACGTGCTGGTCGCCTTCGAACGGGGAACCGTCGATCAGTTCGCCTGGGACGATGACGAAGTAGCGGTAGCAGCGGTTACGGTCGCGGAATATCGGGTCGGCATCGAACTGGCCGACAGCGCGGAACGCGCGGCCCAACGGTCCCGGTCCTTGGCGGCCATCACGGCGGCGCTGGACGTTCTGGCCTACACAAGCGGCACCGCCGCGCATCACGCTCGGCTGATGGCCTGGTCGCGCAAGAGCGGCCGACCACGAGGAAGACATGATCTGATCGTCGCGGCGCATGCCGCTGAGACTGGCAGAACCATCGTCAGTCGGGACGCGAAGGCCAGGTTTGCGGACCTCCCGGGAGTGAACGCCGCCGAGTCGTAG